One genomic region from Jiangella sp. DSM 45060 encodes:
- a CDS encoding penicillin-binding protein 2 — MNSPIRRISAGCLLLCVALLINATYVQAFWADDLNARSENRRVLLDEYSRERGPILLADDTPIAQSVPVDDEYQFQRQYPEGPMYAPVTGYYSYFFGRTAMERAQNDILSGDDDRLFVRRLIDLVTGEEPRGGAVRLTIDPAAQQAAWDGLTEGGYKGAVVAIDVETGAILAMVSSPSYDPNPMASHSTEVQQETRDALAADPNKPDLNRAIAQRLPPGSVFKLVTAAAALESGDFEPDTEVPGPADYDVPLSTNTLPNQNRQPCGDGTPTLTEALRVSCNTAFAYLGNEIGDEALREQAERFGFGTQPLTNDDMNAATSVFPAELDDALLAYSAIGQYEVAATPLQMAMVSAAIANDGVLMEPYLVREVSGPDLVSPIERTEPEERTRAVSPETAEELTQMMVDVVENGTGRNAQIDGIEVAGKTGTAQSSADRPPYAWFTSFAPADEPSVAVAVVIEDAPDTARDDIGGGRLAAPIARDVMEAVLGS, encoded by the coding sequence ATGAACTCCCCGATCCGCCGTATCTCCGCCGGTTGCCTGCTGCTCTGCGTCGCGCTGCTGATCAACGCGACGTACGTGCAGGCGTTCTGGGCCGACGATCTCAACGCGCGCTCCGAGAACCGCCGGGTCCTGCTCGACGAGTACTCGCGCGAGCGCGGCCCGATCCTGCTCGCCGACGACACCCCCATCGCGCAGTCGGTGCCGGTCGACGACGAGTACCAGTTCCAGCGGCAGTACCCCGAGGGGCCCATGTACGCCCCGGTCACCGGCTACTACTCGTACTTCTTCGGCCGGACGGCCATGGAGCGGGCGCAGAACGACATCCTCTCCGGCGACGACGACCGGCTGTTCGTCCGCCGCCTCATCGACCTCGTCACCGGCGAGGAGCCGCGCGGCGGCGCCGTCCGGCTGACCATCGACCCCGCCGCCCAGCAGGCTGCCTGGGACGGCCTCACCGAGGGCGGCTACAAGGGCGCGGTGGTCGCCATCGACGTCGAGACCGGCGCGATCCTGGCCATGGTCAGCTCGCCGTCCTACGACCCCAACCCGATGGCCAGCCACTCGACCGAGGTCCAGCAGGAGACCCGCGACGCGCTGGCCGCCGACCCCAACAAGCCCGACCTCAACCGCGCCATCGCGCAGCGGCTGCCACCGGGCTCGGTGTTCAAGCTGGTCACCGCCGCCGCGGCGCTGGAGTCCGGCGATTTCGAGCCCGACACCGAGGTGCCCGGCCCGGCCGACTACGACGTGCCGCTGTCCACGAACACGCTGCCGAACCAGAACCGCCAACCCTGCGGCGATGGCACTCCGACGCTCACCGAAGCACTCCGGGTCTCCTGCAACACCGCCTTCGCCTACCTCGGCAACGAGATCGGCGACGAGGCGCTGCGCGAGCAGGCCGAGCGGTTCGGCTTCGGCACGCAACCGCTCACCAACGACGACATGAACGCCGCGACCAGCGTCTTCCCGGCCGAGCTCGACGACGCGCTCCTGGCCTACTCGGCGATCGGCCAGTACGAGGTCGCCGCCACGCCGTTGCAGATGGCGATGGTCTCCGCGGCGATCGCCAACGACGGCGTGCTGATGGAGCCGTACCTCGTCCGCGAGGTCAGCGGCCCCGACCTCGTCAGCCCGATCGAGCGGACCGAGCCCGAGGAGCGCACCCGCGCCGTCTCGCCGGAGACCGCCGAGGAGCTGACCCAGATGATGGTCGACGTCGTCGAGAACGGCACCGGCCGGAACGCGCAGATCGACGGCATCGAGGTCGCCGGCAAGACCGGCACCGCGCAGAGCTCCGCCGACCGTCCGCCGTACGCCTGGTTCACGTCGTTCGCGCCGGCCGACGAGCCGAGCGTCGCGGTCGCCGTCGTCATCGAGGACGCGCCCGACACCGCCCGCGACGACATCGGCGGTGGCCGCCTCGCGGCGCCCATCGCCAGGGACGTCATGGAAGCGGTGTTGGGATCGTGA
- the pknB gene encoding Stk1 family PASTA domain-containing Ser/Thr kinase, producing the protein MNELRLLGDRYELGEVIGRGGMAEVRRGRDSRLGRIVALKMLRVDHASDATFQARFRREAQSAASLNHRNIVAVYDTGEDYIDGHRIPYIVMEYVEGQTLREMLQEQQRFTPERSIEILVSTLDALEYSHRAGIVHRDIKPGNIMITSGGEVKVTDFGIARSLADTGMALTQTAAVVGTAQYISPEQARGEQADARSDLYASGCVLYELLTGRPPFIGESLVSVAVSHVREQATPPSALDPNITPELDAIVMKSLAKDRLHRYQSAYEMRTDLERAAAGLPVAAAADTSAATQLIANAGPPTVAAGAMALDDDTPYPDELVDEEDEDQRKGFSWWAVVLGALAVLAIAGLIGYLVFNGGGTAQATVPNLVGMTQEEAEARLTDEKLEPEIQNEPTNDEAQVGSVIRQDPRPSTQLDEGSTVTLVIGAPPEMTSVPNVVGRPQAEAEQAIRDAGLQPGNVTQQDDEAEAGTVLATDPEGGTSIAPNSPVNLVISSGEVAILVPNLVDMSEDAAVNELQRLGLEPDVRREETGDQVEGNVFRQEPGEGTELEEGDTVIIYVAEAPPEEPTNEPTETETDTPTDDPTGNESGVGGTESGEQGTDTGTDTGTENGTDQGTDAGTDEGGIIGNP; encoded by the coding sequence ATGAACGAGTTGCGACTCCTCGGAGATCGCTACGAGCTGGGCGAGGTGATCGGCCGGGGAGGCATGGCCGAAGTTCGCCGCGGCCGCGACTCCAGGCTGGGCCGCATCGTCGCTCTGAAGATGCTGCGGGTCGATCACGCCAGCGACGCGACCTTCCAGGCCCGGTTCCGCCGCGAGGCGCAGTCGGCGGCGTCGCTGAACCACCGCAACATCGTCGCCGTGTACGACACCGGCGAGGACTACATCGACGGCCACCGCATTCCGTACATCGTCATGGAGTACGTCGAGGGCCAGACGCTGCGCGAGATGCTGCAGGAGCAGCAGCGGTTCACGCCCGAGCGGTCGATCGAGATCCTGGTGTCGACGCTGGACGCGCTGGAGTACAGCCACCGCGCCGGCATCGTCCACCGCGACATCAAGCCCGGCAACATCATGATCACCAGCGGCGGCGAGGTCAAGGTCACCGACTTCGGCATCGCCCGGTCGCTGGCCGACACCGGCATGGCGCTCACCCAGACCGCCGCCGTCGTCGGCACCGCGCAGTACATCTCGCCCGAGCAGGCCCGCGGCGAGCAGGCCGACGCCCGCAGCGACCTCTACGCCAGCGGCTGCGTGCTCTACGAGCTGCTCACCGGCCGGCCGCCGTTCATCGGCGAGTCGCTGGTGTCGGTGGCGGTGTCGCACGTGCGCGAGCAGGCCACGCCGCCGTCCGCGCTCGACCCGAACATCACGCCCGAGCTCGACGCCATCGTCATGAAGTCGCTGGCCAAGGACCGCCTGCACCGGTACCAGAGCGCCTACGAGATGCGCACCGACCTCGAGCGGGCGGCCGCCGGGCTGCCGGTGGCCGCGGCCGCCGACACCTCCGCCGCCACGCAGCTGATCGCGAACGCCGGCCCGCCCACCGTGGCCGCCGGCGCCATGGCGCTCGACGACGACACCCCGTACCCCGACGAGCTCGTCGACGAGGAGGATGAGGACCAGCGCAAGGGCTTCAGCTGGTGGGCCGTTGTGCTCGGCGCGCTGGCCGTGCTGGCCATCGCCGGTCTCATCGGCTACCTGGTCTTCAACGGCGGCGGAACGGCGCAGGCCACCGTGCCGAACCTGGTCGGGATGACGCAGGAAGAGGCCGAGGCCAGGCTCACCGACGAGAAACTCGAACCCGAGATCCAGAACGAACCCACCAACGACGAGGCGCAGGTGGGATCCGTCATCCGCCAGGACCCACGCCCCTCGACCCAGCTGGACGAGGGGTCCACGGTCACGCTCGTCATCGGCGCACCGCCCGAGATGACCAGCGTGCCCAACGTGGTCGGCCGACCGCAGGCCGAGGCGGAACAGGCCATCCGTGACGCCGGGCTGCAACCCGGGAACGTCACGCAGCAGGACGACGAGGCAGAGGCCGGCACCGTCCTCGCCACGGACCCTGAGGGCGGCACCTCGATCGCTCCCAACAGTCCGGTGAACCTGGTCATCTCCAGCGGCGAAGTCGCCATTCTGGTGCCGAACCTCGTCGACATGAGCGAGGACGCCGCGGTCAACGAGCTGCAGCGACTCGGCCTCGAGCCCGACGTCCGCCGCGAGGAGACCGGCGACCAGGTCGAGGGCAACGTGTTCCGGCAGGAGCCCGGCGAGGGCACCGAGCTGGAAGAGGGCGACACCGTCATCATCTACGTCGCCGAAGCTCCGCCGGAGGAGCCCACGAACGAGCCGACGGAGACCGAGACGGACACGCCGACCGACGACCCGACCGGGAACGAGTCCGGAGTGGGCGGCACGGAGTCCGGCGAGCAGGGCACCGACACCGGCACCGACACCGGCACCGAGAACGGGACCGATCAGGGCACCGATGCCGGCACGGACGAAGGCGGCATCATCGGCAATCCTTGA
- a CDS encoding FtsW/RodA/SpoVE family cell cycle protein: MSLDRARARTEPPAPETVTPRRGRGTELVLLIFAIGIATFAYISVDLGALGRVPPNALAYLGGLSAATAVAHVVIRLRAPYADPVILPIVVTLCGLGLAMIHRLDLADGTTRASTQLTWMAIGVALFVGVLLFVRDHRVLSRLPYLAGLAGLLLLVLPLLPLIGHSIRGARIWINVGGMTFQPGEAAKIILIIAFAAYLVQTRDALALAGRRFLGVDLPRARDLGPILLVWLGALGILVVQNDLGPSVLLFGIFVLMIYVATERISWIILGLLLILAGGFAANAVVSHVAERIDFWMDPFIDPQGQVAQSLYGLAYGGLLGTGLGQGRPELTPIAESDFIGSALGEELGLTGLIAIILLYALLASRGLRAGLLLRDPFGKLLAAGLAAGFFLQVFIVLGGVTRLIPLTGLTTPFLSLGGSSLVMNWVLVALLIRLSDAARRPAPPSATSSSTTDTAVTQVVRIR, from the coding sequence ATGAGTCTCGACCGCGCCCGCGCCCGCACCGAACCACCGGCGCCCGAGACGGTCACCCCGCGCCGCGGCCGGGGCACCGAGCTGGTGCTGCTGATCTTCGCCATCGGCATCGCGACCTTCGCCTACATCAGCGTCGACCTCGGTGCGCTCGGCCGGGTTCCGCCGAACGCGCTGGCCTACCTCGGCGGGCTGTCGGCGGCCACGGCGGTGGCGCACGTCGTCATCCGCCTCCGGGCGCCGTACGCCGACCCCGTCATCCTGCCCATCGTCGTCACGCTGTGCGGGCTGGGCCTGGCGATGATCCACCGGCTCGACCTCGCCGACGGCACCACGCGGGCGTCCACCCAGCTCACCTGGATGGCGATCGGCGTCGCCCTGTTCGTCGGAGTGCTGCTGTTCGTGCGCGACCACCGGGTGCTGTCGCGGCTGCCGTACCTCGCCGGGCTGGCCGGGCTGCTGCTGCTGGTGCTGCCGCTGCTGCCGCTCATCGGCCACTCCATCCGCGGCGCCCGCATCTGGATCAACGTCGGGGGCATGACGTTCCAGCCGGGCGAGGCGGCGAAGATCATCCTGATCATCGCGTTCGCCGCGTACCTCGTCCAGACCCGCGACGCGCTCGCGCTGGCCGGGCGCCGGTTCCTCGGCGTCGACCTGCCGCGGGCTCGCGACCTCGGGCCGATCCTGCTGGTCTGGCTCGGCGCCCTGGGCATCCTCGTCGTGCAGAACGACCTCGGCCCATCCGTGCTGCTGTTCGGCATCTTCGTGCTGATGATCTACGTCGCCACCGAGCGCATCTCATGGATCATCCTCGGCCTGCTGCTGATCCTGGCCGGCGGGTTCGCCGCCAACGCCGTCGTCTCGCACGTCGCCGAGCGCATCGACTTCTGGATGGACCCGTTCATCGACCCGCAGGGCCAGGTCGCGCAGTCGCTGTACGGGCTGGCGTACGGCGGCCTGCTCGGCACCGGCCTCGGCCAGGGCCGCCCGGAGCTGACGCCCATCGCCGAGAGCGACTTCATCGGCTCCGCGCTCGGTGAGGAGCTGGGGCTGACCGGGCTGATCGCGATCATCCTGCTGTACGCGCTGCTCGCGTCGCGCGGCCTGCGGGCCGGCCTGCTGCTGCGCGACCCGTTCGGCAAGCTGCTGGCCGCCGGGCTGGCCGCCGGCTTCTTCCTGCAGGTCTTCATCGTGCTCGGCGGCGTCACCCGGCTCATCCCGCTGACCGGCCTGACCACGCCGTTCCTGTCGCTCGGTGGTTCGTCACTGGTGATGAACTGGGTGCTGGTCGCACTGCTCATCCGGTTGTCCGACGCGGCCAGGCGGCCGGCCCCGCCGTCCGCGACGTCGTCCTCGACGACGGACACCGCCGTCACCCAGGTCGTGAGAATCAGATGA